From a single Cupriavidus oxalaticus genomic region:
- the tfdB gene encoding 2,4-dichlorophenol 6-monooxygenase, with protein MALTIETDVLVVGTGPAGASAGALLARYGVRTMLINKYNWTAPTPRAHITNQRTMEILRDLGLEAEARLYAAPNDLMGENTICASLAGEEFGRIRTWGTDVRRRADYDECSPTSMCDLPQNYLEPILVKSAALDGCKVRFDTEYLGHEQDADGVSSRLRDRLNGEEFTVRSKYLIGADGANSRVVSDLDLPLEGTMGKSGSINLLFEADLDRYVAHRPSVLYWVIQPGSDIGGLGIGVVRMVRPWNKWLAIWGYDVEQGPPEISESFARRIVHNLIGDDSVPLKIEGISTWTVNDMYATRLQQGRVFCAGDAVHRHPPTNGLGSNTSIQDSFNLAWKIAMVLNGTADESLLDTYTIERAPIAKQVVCRANKSLEDFPPIAMALGLPQAKSADEMKSNMARRKEPGPEAQAQRTRLREAIAGTNYVYNAHGVEMNQRYDSPAIVADNSPDEVFRDVELYHQASTRPGAPMPHVWVYASGDGHRISTKDLCGKGNFTLFTGIGGAAWQDAAAAVSRQLGVAVTVRIIGPGQAYEDHYGDFARISEIIDTGAILVRPDFHVAYRATSLPADAAGDLVSAMRRILGRQSERSSALRVTSRAI; from the coding sequence ATGGCATTGACGATCGAAACCGACGTGCTGGTCGTTGGCACCGGGCCGGCGGGCGCTTCGGCGGGGGCACTGCTTGCGCGATACGGTGTCAGGACGATGCTCATTAACAAGTACAACTGGACGGCTCCGACGCCGCGTGCCCACATCACCAACCAACGCACAATGGAGATCCTGCGTGATCTCGGTCTCGAAGCTGAAGCCCGCCTCTACGCCGCGCCGAATGACCTAATGGGCGAGAACACCATCTGCGCCTCGTTGGCCGGCGAGGAGTTCGGTCGGATTCGCACCTGGGGGACGGATGTTCGCCGGCGCGCCGATTACGACGAATGTTCGCCGACCTCCATGTGCGACCTGCCACAGAACTATCTCGAGCCGATTCTCGTCAAGTCGGCCGCACTCGACGGCTGCAAGGTGCGCTTCGACACAGAGTATCTTGGACACGAACAGGATGCTGACGGCGTGTCGTCGCGCTTGCGCGATCGTCTGAATGGCGAAGAGTTTACCGTCCGGTCGAAATATCTGATCGGCGCCGACGGCGCCAACAGCCGCGTCGTGTCAGACCTGGACCTGCCGCTCGAAGGTACCATGGGCAAGTCCGGTTCCATCAACTTGCTGTTCGAGGCTGATCTCGACCGCTACGTCGCGCATCGTCCATCGGTCCTTTACTGGGTCATCCAGCCCGGCTCCGATATCGGCGGTCTCGGCATCGGCGTGGTGCGCATGGTCCGGCCGTGGAACAAATGGCTGGCGATCTGGGGGTACGACGTCGAGCAGGGCCCGCCGGAGATCTCGGAATCCTTCGCCCGCCGCATCGTCCACAATCTGATCGGCGATGACAGCGTGCCGCTGAAAATTGAGGGCATCTCGACCTGGACGGTCAACGACATGTACGCGACCCGGTTGCAGCAAGGACGGGTCTTCTGCGCCGGCGACGCGGTCCACCGGCATCCGCCGACCAACGGACTCGGCTCAAACACCTCCATCCAGGACAGCTTCAATCTCGCCTGGAAGATCGCCATGGTGCTGAACGGCACGGCCGACGAGAGCCTGCTGGACACCTACACGATCGAGCGGGCGCCGATCGCGAAGCAGGTGGTCTGCAGGGCGAACAAGTCGCTTGAGGATTTCCCGCCGATCGCGATGGCTCTGGGGTTGCCGCAGGCCAAGAGCGCCGACGAGATGAAGAGCAACATGGCTCGCCGCAAGGAACCTGGGCCCGAGGCGCAAGCGCAGCGCACGCGGTTACGCGAGGCCATCGCCGGGACCAATTACGTTTACAACGCCCACGGCGTCGAAATGAATCAGCGTTACGACAGTCCCGCGATCGTGGCAGACAATTCGCCGGACGAAGTCTTCCGCGACGTCGAGCTCTATCACCAGGCGTCGACGCGGCCTGGAGCGCCCATGCCGCATGTCTGGGTCTATGCGAGTGGTGATGGACACCGTATCTCAACAAAGGATCTCTGCGGGAAGGGCAACTTCACTCTCTTTACCGGGATTGGCGGCGCAGCCTGGCAGGATGCCGCGGCGGCCGTGAGCCGGCAACTCGGGGTGGCAGTGACGGTGCGCATCATTGGGCCTGGCCAGGCCTACGAGGATCATTACGGCGACTTCGCGAGAATTTCCGAGATCATCGACACCGGCGCCATCCTGGTGCGGCCGGATTTCCACGTCGCCTATCGGGCGACGTCCTTGCCGGCCGATGCGGCAGGCGACCTCGTGTCCGCCATGAGGCGGATCCTCGGACGCCAGTCAGAGAGGTCGAGCGCGCTGCGCGTTACGTCTCGAGCTATATAA
- a CDS encoding maleylacetate reductase: MKKFTLDYLSPRVVFGAGTASALPDEIGRLGARRPLVLSSPEQRELAKDIVRPIGDRVAGYFDGATMHVPVDVIQKAERAFNDTDADSIIAIGGGSTTGLAKILSMNLDVPSLVIPTTYAGSEMTTIWGVTEGGMKRTGRDPKVLPKTVIYDPLLTVDLPLAISVTSALNAIAHAAEGLYSADLNPVLETMCKQGICALFDAIPRLVAKPTDAEARTDALFGAWMCGTALCHLGMGLHHKLCHTLGGTLNLPHAETHAIVLPHALAYNLPYAAPAERLLQEVAGSSDVPSALYDLARNAGAPLSLAEIGMRPEDIPRVRDLALRDQYPNPRPLESDALETLLVNAFRGRRPDFK, translated from the coding sequence ATGAAGAAGTTCACGCTTGACTACCTGAGCCCGAGGGTCGTCTTCGGGGCGGGCACTGCTTCTGCATTGCCAGATGAAATAGGACGCCTTGGCGCACGCCGGCCCTTGGTATTAAGCAGCCCGGAACAACGCGAGTTAGCGAAGGATATCGTCCGTCCGATAGGTGACAGGGTAGCTGGATATTTCGATGGCGCGACGATGCATGTTCCCGTCGACGTCATCCAGAAAGCCGAGCGGGCTTTTAACGATACTGACGCCGACTCAATCATCGCGATCGGGGGAGGATCGACCACCGGACTCGCAAAAATCCTTTCGATGAACCTTGACGTCCCAAGTCTGGTTATACCAACGACCTATGCCGGTAGTGAAATGACTACCATTTGGGGTGTCACGGAAGGCGGAATGAAGAGGACCGGCCGCGACCCCAAGGTGCTACCGAAGACCGTGATTTATGATCCATTGCTCACGGTCGATTTGCCGCTTGCTATCTCGGTGACGAGCGCCTTGAATGCGATCGCTCACGCCGCAGAAGGTCTGTACTCGGCCGACCTCAATCCCGTTCTCGAGACCATGTGTAAGCAGGGCATATGCGCCTTGTTCGATGCAATCCCGCGCCTGGTGGCAAAGCCGACTGACGCCGAAGCGCGTACGGATGCCCTTTTTGGGGCATGGATGTGTGGCACTGCACTGTGCCACTTGGGCATGGGGCTACATCACAAACTCTGCCACACGCTTGGGGGAACCCTTAATCTTCCCCACGCGGAGACACATGCAATCGTACTACCACACGCACTGGCATACAATCTGCCGTACGCCGCGCCAGCTGAGCGACTGCTTCAGGAAGTCGCCGGCAGTAGTGACGTCCCGAGCGCGCTATATGATCTCGCCAGAAATGCTGGAGCACCACTCAGTCTCGCCGAAATCGGTATGCGGCCTGAAGATATTCCGAGGGTACGCGACCTCGCGCTAAGGGACCAATATCCGAATCCGCGTCCGCTGGAATCGGACGCATTGGAAACATTGTTAGTCAATGCGTTTCGTGGGCGAAGACCGGATTTCAAATAA
- a CDS encoding dienelactone hydrolase family protein has product MQLRMCNWRLNMLSDGVEITSRSGGRFGAYLGKPTTDSAPIVVIAQEIFGITPFIRETVEWLVGAGFGCVCPDLYWRQAPNIELDANVPSEREQALALFRDFDMEAGVNDLSCAIEYARALPFSNGRVAVVGYCLGGALAFDVAARSLADCSIGYYGVGLEKKVSLVPAITRPAMFHMGTKDHYVTEEARSILEEHFGRNKNLSLHWYPVGHSFARSSSPNFDQAATTVANARTLELLAMLKDPS; this is encoded by the coding sequence ATGCAACTGCGCATGTGTAACTGGAGACTAAATATGTTATCAGACGGCGTTGAGATCACGTCGCGCTCGGGTGGTCGCTTTGGTGCCTACCTCGGAAAGCCGACGACGGACTCCGCACCCATCGTCGTGATCGCGCAGGAGATTTTCGGGATCACGCCTTTCATAAGAGAAACCGTGGAATGGCTCGTTGGTGCGGGCTTTGGTTGCGTGTGTCCGGATCTGTACTGGAGACAGGCGCCGAATATCGAGCTTGATGCAAACGTACCATCGGAACGGGAACAGGCGCTTGCGTTGTTTCGCGACTTTGACATGGAGGCAGGAGTCAATGACCTTTCATGCGCCATTGAATACGCTCGTGCGCTCCCTTTCTCGAACGGTCGTGTCGCTGTAGTCGGGTACTGCCTGGGAGGTGCGCTGGCGTTTGATGTGGCGGCGCGATCATTGGCCGATTGCTCAATCGGCTATTACGGCGTGGGACTTGAAAAAAAGGTCTCACTGGTGCCAGCTATTACACGACCGGCGATGTTCCACATGGGTACCAAAGATCACTATGTCACAGAAGAGGCCCGTAGCATTCTCGAAGAGCATTTCGGTCGAAACAAAAATCTGAGTCTGCACTGGTATCCAGTGGGGCATTCATTTGCACGGTCATCCAGCCCAAATTTCGATCAGGCGGCGACAACTGTGGCCAATGCTCGGACGCTCGAACTGCTTGCAATGTTGAAGGACCCTTCATGA